In a single window of the Rhodopirellula bahusiensis genome:
- the gyrA gene encoding DNA gyrase subunit A gives MAEDGENQEPGDENAGEVNGSSDNGGQENGAGNTDAAAGGGTQNPPGSGNPPGGAEPPPGNGSEGNPDPHGGHGALRMVDLPIEDELRESYLTYAMSVIVSRALPDVRDGLKPSQRRILVAMNDLNLGPGSKRVKCAKISGDTSGNYHPHGESVIYPTLVRMAQEWNMRCLLIDKQGNFGSVAGLPPAAMRYTEARMGAVAAAMLEDLKLDTVDYIPTYDEARTEPTVLPSKFPNLLINGSGGIAVGMATSIPPHNPTEVCDALIKLIEEPETSLDELCEIIPGPDFPTGGIICGRAGVRRGYKTGRSTMVVRARCQVEEMKGNRSRIVITEIPYQQYRDRIIEKIAALVNGDRIKGISGIRDESDLKEPVRLVVELKRGEDPDVILNQLYQFSPLQDTFSLIFLALVDGKPRELTLKEMLAEFLRHRVTVIRRRTQFLLARARRRKHTVEGLLLALANIDEIIQTIRTSRTQPEAKERLMGIECPSSMMQRALGDEGFKQFQLERGEADSYTLTSVQTDEILRMRLGQLVNLEQEKLSGEHAELLKEIIDYIDILGSPSRINGIIKEDLEEMKRRFGNKRRTEISHEELGNIDLEDLITEETMVVSISHRGYIKRTPTSVYNTQRRGGKGMKGAKSDNEDPIEHLFVASTHAYLLFFTTAGKVRWQKVYDIPQLARDAKGRAIVNLLQMEEGEQIAECLAVRDFNQPGHTIVMTTKSGLVKKTPLEQYSRPKRGGIIAIKLRDGDELVDAAVVGPGDEVILVTSDGMAIRFRESDSRPMGRNTSGVKGISLVGDDAVVGMVVTDPEATLLTVCKNGYGKRTPFGPNLAELSENDSDASSESGDEEGSAASGSARYRTQKRGGKGLRDIKTSERNGKVIGIARVNDDDELFLMTAKGKLQRISAGDINVIGRNTQGVRIMNVDDGDELIAVVRVPAEENAEEVAEVEGSTQAESASQAEPAAEADAAPETDSTSE, from the coding sequence TTGGCTGAAGACGGCGAAAATCAGGAACCAGGCGACGAAAACGCGGGCGAAGTGAACGGATCCTCCGACAACGGTGGACAGGAAAACGGGGCTGGCAACACCGATGCAGCTGCCGGTGGTGGCACTCAAAATCCGCCTGGTTCAGGCAATCCGCCCGGTGGCGCCGAACCACCTCCTGGCAACGGTTCGGAAGGCAACCCGGATCCGCACGGGGGGCATGGCGCGCTTCGGATGGTCGATCTGCCCATCGAAGACGAGCTCCGCGAGAGCTATCTGACTTACGCGATGAGCGTGATCGTCAGTCGAGCCTTGCCCGATGTGCGTGACGGTTTAAAACCGTCGCAGCGTCGAATCTTGGTCGCCATGAATGACTTGAACCTCGGCCCAGGCAGCAAGCGGGTCAAATGTGCCAAGATTTCCGGTGACACCTCGGGTAACTATCACCCTCACGGTGAAAGTGTGATCTATCCGACGCTCGTTCGGATGGCTCAAGAATGGAACATGCGATGCTTGTTGATCGACAAGCAGGGGAACTTCGGTAGCGTTGCTGGATTGCCCCCGGCTGCCATGCGATATACAGAAGCTCGCATGGGCGCGGTTGCGGCCGCGATGTTGGAAGATCTGAAGCTTGACACCGTCGACTACATCCCAACGTACGATGAAGCGAGAACCGAACCAACGGTCTTGCCCAGCAAGTTCCCCAACCTGTTGATCAACGGATCAGGCGGCATCGCGGTCGGGATGGCGACCAGTATCCCGCCTCACAACCCGACTGAAGTTTGCGATGCTTTGATCAAGTTGATCGAAGAACCGGAAACATCGCTCGATGAGTTGTGCGAGATCATCCCCGGTCCTGACTTCCCGACCGGCGGCATCATCTGCGGACGTGCCGGCGTGCGTCGTGGGTACAAGACCGGACGAAGCACGATGGTGGTCCGCGCCCGTTGCCAAGTCGAAGAGATGAAGGGCAACCGGAGTCGCATCGTCATCACCGAGATTCCTTACCAGCAATATCGCGACCGGATCATTGAAAAGATCGCGGCGCTCGTCAACGGAGACCGGATCAAAGGGATCTCCGGAATTCGCGACGAAAGCGATTTGAAGGAACCCGTTCGATTAGTGGTCGAACTGAAGCGTGGCGAAGATCCGGACGTGATCTTGAACCAGCTGTACCAGTTCTCGCCACTGCAAGACACGTTCTCGTTGATCTTCTTGGCCCTCGTCGACGGCAAGCCGCGCGAGTTGACGCTGAAGGAGATGCTGGCCGAGTTCCTGCGTCACCGCGTCACGGTCATCCGGCGCCGCACGCAGTTCCTCCTCGCTCGTGCCCGTCGTCGCAAACACACCGTCGAAGGTTTGTTGCTGGCGCTCGCCAATATCGACGAGATCATTCAAACGATCCGCACGAGTCGCACACAGCCCGAAGCGAAAGAACGCTTGATGGGCATTGAGTGCCCGTCATCGATGATGCAGCGGGCTCTCGGTGACGAAGGGTTCAAGCAGTTCCAGTTGGAACGTGGTGAAGCCGATTCGTACACGCTGACCAGTGTCCAAACCGACGAAATTCTTCGCATGCGTTTGGGACAATTGGTCAACCTGGAGCAAGAGAAACTCTCCGGGGAGCATGCTGAACTGCTGAAGGAAATCATCGACTACATCGATATCCTGGGCAGCCCCAGCCGTATCAACGGCATCATCAAAGAAGACCTCGAGGAAATGAAGCGTCGCTTCGGCAACAAACGTCGAACCGAGATCAGCCACGAAGAGCTGGGCAACATTGACCTGGAAGATTTGATCACGGAAGAGACGATGGTCGTGTCCATCAGTCACCGTGGTTACATCAAGCGTACGCCGACCAGCGTCTACAACACGCAGCGTCGTGGTGGCAAAGGCATGAAGGGTGCCAAGAGCGATAACGAAGATCCGATCGAGCACTTGTTTGTCGCCAGCACCCACGCGTACCTGTTGTTCTTCACGACGGCCGGGAAAGTGCGTTGGCAGAAGGTCTATGACATCCCGCAGCTCGCTCGTGATGCCAAAGGCCGCGCGATCGTGAACCTGTTGCAGATGGAAGAAGGCGAACAAATTGCTGAGTGCTTGGCCGTTCGCGATTTCAACCAGCCCGGTCACACGATCGTGATGACGACCAAAAGCGGTCTGGTGAAGAAGACTCCGCTGGAACAATACAGCCGACCGAAACGAGGTGGCATCATTGCCATCAAACTTCGCGACGGCGACGAGTTGGTGGATGCCGCGGTGGTTGGGCCTGGCGATGAAGTCATCTTGGTCACCTCCGACGGCATGGCGATCCGTTTCCGTGAATCCGATTCTCGTCCGATGGGACGTAACACGTCCGGCGTGAAGGGGATTTCGTTGGTCGGCGACGACGCGGTGGTCGGAATGGTCGTGACCGATCCCGAGGCGACGCTGCTGACGGTTTGCAAGAACGGCTACGGCAAACGCACGCCGTTTGGACCCAACCTGGCCGAACTTTCCGAAAACGATTCGGATGCGTCCAGCGAAAGCGGCGACGAAGAAGGCTCGGCCGCCAGCGGTTCGGCTCGCTATCGCACTCAGAAGCGAGGAGGCAAAGGTCTTCGCGACATCAAGACCAGCGAGCGGAACGGCAAGGTCATCGGTATCGCTCGCGTCAACGATGACGACGAACTGTTCCTGATGACTGCGAAAGGCAAACTGCAACGAATCAGTGCCGGCGACATCAACGTGATTGGTCGGAACACGCAAGGTGTTCGCATCATGAATGTGGATGACGGCGATGAATTGATCGCCGTTGTACGTGTGCCTGCTGAGGAGAACGCTGAAGAAGTTGCCGAAGTTGAAGGCAGCACGCAAGCTGAATCTGCATCGCAAGCCGAACCCGCAGCGGAAGCTGACGCCGCTCCCGAAACCGACTCCACATCGGAATGA
- a CDS encoding cation diffusion facilitator family transporter — translation MGSCDHNHSDSSTGESDHCGSLHHHGLTSAGQFDSVSDARLLWSVLLNQGLTVAQIVAGIFSGSVALLSDAAHNFSDANSLLIAYIARRIARKEANQRYTFGYRRAELIGATINLTLLAVVGCYLIYEAVHRFFDPQPIIGWLMAVTAAIALVVDLGTALLLWAMSRGSLNVRAAFIHNLVDAAGSVAVLIGAVAVIYLDWLWVDAFLTLLIASYILYQVAKMLPEATRILMEGAPANFHFDEMLADLGKIDGVSGIHHVHLWELDESHRALEAHVVIEPTRYEDFEPIKRLIKAYLIEEHNIRHSTLEFEFAGTSDCHDSEGNLINGDCL, via the coding sequence ATGGGAAGTTGCGATCACAATCATTCCGACAGTTCGACGGGTGAATCCGATCATTGCGGAAGCTTGCACCATCACGGCCTGACTTCCGCTGGCCAGTTCGATTCCGTCAGCGACGCTAGATTGCTGTGGTCGGTATTGCTGAACCAAGGCCTCACGGTTGCTCAGATCGTCGCCGGAATTTTTTCGGGCAGTGTCGCGTTGCTGTCCGACGCGGCTCACAATTTCAGCGATGCCAACTCCTTGCTGATCGCCTACATCGCTCGGCGAATTGCTCGCAAGGAAGCCAATCAAAGATACACCTTTGGTTACCGCCGAGCCGAACTGATTGGCGCCACGATCAACCTCACCCTCTTGGCAGTTGTCGGCTGCTATTTGATTTACGAAGCCGTGCATCGTTTCTTTGACCCGCAACCGATCATCGGTTGGTTGATGGCTGTGACCGCAGCGATTGCATTGGTCGTGGATCTCGGCACCGCACTTCTGCTGTGGGCGATGAGCAGAGGCTCCCTGAACGTGCGAGCCGCTTTCATTCACAACTTGGTCGACGCCGCCGGCAGCGTGGCCGTTCTGATTGGTGCCGTAGCGGTCATCTACCTCGACTGGCTGTGGGTCGATGCGTTTTTAACCTTGTTGATCGCTTCCTATATCCTCTACCAAGTCGCGAAAATGCTTCCTGAGGCGACTCGCATCTTGATGGAAGGAGCACCTGCGAATTTCCATTTCGACGAGATGCTTGCCGACCTCGGCAAAATCGATGGTGTGTCCGGAATCCACCACGTTCACCTTTGGGAATTGGACGAATCGCATCGAGCCCTCGAAGCTCATGTGGTCATCGAACCGACTCGCTACGAAGATTTTGAGCCAATCAAACGTCTCATCAAGGCGTATTTGATCGAAGAGCACAACATCCGTCACTCCACGCTCGAGTTTGAATTTGCGGGCACGTCCGATTGCCACGATTCCGAAGGCAATCTGATCAATGGCGATTGCTTGTAG
- a CDS encoding class I SAM-dependent methyltransferase: protein MVVDRVTDDLLGDSLNETVRDSVRGYDRLARWYWLLEKPVFRNDLQRARTALLSELPELDRILILGDGDGRLLAEVLCLQPHAQVTSVEQSPEMLRLQQQRVTRLGADYRVRLVCQDAREWDAGGAAFACVIAPFFLDCFTEPELRLQLPRWMNLVEPRGWFYHVDFVMPVSGWRRHRAQFWSGVMHRFFRWQTGLVSRSLVPVEDFFGATEWTVHRTQSLNQGFLQSRLYRRIELPLASLGHSPEDTRPPVGGM from the coding sequence TTGGTCGTTGATCGTGTCACCGATGATCTGCTGGGCGATTCTTTGAACGAAACCGTTCGCGACTCGGTGCGCGGCTACGACCGGCTGGCTCGGTGGTATTGGTTGTTGGAGAAGCCGGTGTTTCGCAATGATCTGCAACGGGCTCGTACGGCTTTGTTGTCGGAGTTGCCTGAGCTCGATCGAATTTTGATTTTGGGTGATGGGGACGGACGCTTGTTGGCCGAGGTCTTGTGCTTGCAACCTCATGCTCAAGTCACCAGCGTTGAGCAAAGTCCTGAGATGCTACGGCTTCAGCAGCAACGTGTAACGCGATTAGGGGCTGATTATCGGGTTCGTTTGGTTTGCCAGGACGCGAGGGAGTGGGATGCGGGCGGTGCGGCATTCGCATGTGTCATCGCTCCGTTCTTCTTGGACTGTTTCACTGAACCAGAGTTGCGTCTCCAATTGCCGCGATGGATGAACTTGGTCGAACCGAGAGGGTGGTTCTATCACGTTGACTTTGTGATGCCAGTTTCAGGGTGGCGGCGCCATCGAGCACAATTTTGGAGCGGTGTGATGCATCGCTTTTTCAGATGGCAAACGGGGCTCGTTTCTCGATCGCTGGTCCCTGTGGAAGATTTTTTTGGTGCGACCGAATGGACTGTTCACCGAACCCAGTCGCTCAACCAAGGATTCCTTCAGTCGCGACTGTACCGGCGGATTGAATTGCCACTTGCGAGTTTGGGGCACAGCCCCGAGGATACGCGACCGCCGGTTGGCGGGATGTGA
- a CDS encoding fumarylacetoacetate hydrolase family protein, whose protein sequence is MNITKCIDSAGQTRVALVEAGNLIPLQTTTELPTLSAILAAEDPKAAAESLARDQPMAINDSTQWLPPIDQQEVWAAGVTYKRSQTARMEESEAAASCYDQVYNADRPEIFFKATPSRVSGHLQPLRIRTDATWNVPEPEITLALSPKLKIVGLTVGNDMSSRDIEGENPLYLPQAKCYDQCAGLGPWITLMDELPSVDAITVDLKIVRAGDIVFDQATSAAEMARKFDDLVQWLGRDNTMADGAFLMTGTGIVPTSDFTLLPDDVVNITIGGVGTLSNRIVQGAGS, encoded by the coding sequence ATGAATATCACCAAATGCATTGATTCGGCTGGCCAGACTCGTGTTGCCTTGGTCGAAGCCGGCAACCTGATCCCGCTTCAAACGACCACGGAATTGCCAACGCTCTCGGCGATCTTGGCAGCAGAAGATCCTAAAGCAGCAGCGGAGTCCTTGGCCCGCGATCAGCCGATGGCGATCAATGACTCGACGCAGTGGTTGCCTCCCATTGATCAACAAGAGGTCTGGGCGGCAGGTGTAACGTATAAACGCAGCCAAACGGCTCGGATGGAAGAGTCCGAAGCTGCGGCGTCTTGCTACGACCAGGTCTACAACGCGGATCGGCCGGAGATCTTTTTCAAAGCCACTCCTTCACGCGTCAGCGGCCATCTGCAACCGCTTCGCATTCGAACCGATGCCACTTGGAATGTGCCGGAACCCGAGATCACGTTGGCGCTCAGCCCGAAGTTGAAGATCGTTGGATTGACGGTCGGCAACGACATGAGTTCGCGGGACATCGAAGGGGAGAACCCTTTGTACCTGCCTCAAGCCAAGTGTTACGACCAATGTGCTGGGCTGGGGCCGTGGATCACGTTGATGGATGAGTTGCCTTCGGTCGATGCCATCACAGTGGATCTGAAGATCGTTCGCGCCGGAGACATCGTTTTCGATCAAGCCACGTCGGCGGCCGAGATGGCTCGGAAGTTTGACGACTTGGTTCAGTGGTTGGGACGCGACAACACGATGGCCGATGGAGCGTTCTTGATGACCGGAACGGGGATTGTTCCGACCAGCGATTTCACGCTGCTTCCCGACGACGTTGTGAACATCACCATCGGTGGCGTGGGGACGTTGTCCAACCGGATTGTTCAAGGTGCAGGATCCTGA
- a CDS encoding alkaline phosphatase family protein: MSLFAAHATAGEPKVLTIGIDGLRRDAFVAAKTPHLDSLADNGTLCLETRVTSDDVTDSDTVSGPGWTTFLTGVWADRHGVLDNSFKGRDAKAAPHGFALAKQVKPNLRTASYLCWTPLRTHVTTDADIDVVVTPGKNATASTVWTEADQALAWSAIPVLKNDNADWTFIYFGSTDETGHSYGFHPSVPPYVAAIENVDRMVGELLEAVKQREAYADEDWLILVSTDHGGEGTGHGGGRENPNVYTAPMIVSGSSAMKGETIQRAEGSAPPATVDLVTVALAHLQIPINPEWKLAGSADGWLKPESTTAEAISKQ; encoded by the coding sequence GTGTCACTGTTTGCAGCCCATGCAACCGCTGGTGAACCCAAAGTGCTGACGATCGGCATCGATGGTTTGCGTCGCGATGCGTTCGTTGCGGCCAAGACTCCTCACTTGGATTCGCTTGCTGACAACGGCACGCTGTGTCTCGAAACGCGAGTGACCTCCGATGATGTTACTGACAGTGACACCGTCAGTGGACCGGGCTGGACAACGTTTCTGACAGGTGTTTGGGCGGATCGACACGGTGTGCTCGACAACTCTTTCAAGGGACGCGATGCAAAGGCCGCGCCGCACGGTTTTGCGTTGGCGAAACAGGTCAAGCCAAACCTGAGGACCGCTTCTTATCTTTGCTGGACTCCTTTGCGAACTCACGTGACGACGGATGCGGACATCGATGTGGTTGTCACGCCAGGTAAGAATGCGACGGCTTCGACCGTCTGGACGGAAGCGGACCAGGCACTGGCTTGGTCGGCCATTCCTGTACTAAAGAATGACAATGCCGATTGGACGTTCATCTACTTTGGGTCGACCGATGAAACGGGGCACTCTTACGGGTTTCATCCCAGTGTGCCGCCTTACGTGGCCGCGATTGAGAACGTCGATCGGATGGTGGGGGAACTGCTGGAGGCGGTCAAGCAACGAGAGGCCTATGCTGACGAAGACTGGTTGATTCTGGTGAGCACCGACCACGGTGGCGAAGGGACCGGCCATGGCGGCGGTCGCGAAAATCCGAATGTCTACACGGCACCGATGATTGTCAGCGGGTCTTCGGCGATGAAGGGGGAGACAATCCAGCGAGCGGAAGGTTCCGCACCGCCGGCGACGGTGGATTTGGTCACCGTCGCATTGGCTCATTTGCAGATTCCGATCAACCCGGAATGGAAACTCGCCGGCAGCGCAGACGGTTGGTTGAAACCAGAATCCACCACTGCCGAAGCGATTTCCAAGCAGTGA
- a CDS encoding alkaline phosphatase D family protein yields MTRFQSTVLVLALVVLVSDPSIASAQRDPNRMTHGPMLGQPSSTSVAVWARTSDPGEFTVHYGTRPPENHGGDLSEHTSEPGLTRIEHDNTGSVTLSDLEPDTRYHYRVFVNDRPQGEPGTFRTLPDQAGSESEHNPDGLFNFRFQIGSCANQNPLHGVGHDSPTYKHLNQDWADKVHFHIMNGDWLYEELREYPAEAWRLTQGIDELPQVVQTMPTVAGVWENYKLYLTRNHALSTWHRNVPSMFTFDDHELVNDIWGASEAGKRHRRTVFRDIGTYAWNDYLGWANPFESKQRLHVGKAKLTAGSDLLVDRQTNFRQLPLNEMLNLHVHWGTDTAGVNDMIYDTDDGEANSYVYDIVEVVDEHTVRLHMPAKADGQVSYSIGQRSYGKFTVSNCDFFLLDTRGDRDMHDVSQRDKPGVSMLGQHQREWLLREMKASDAKFSFLISSVPMMIPHSGAGGFEADEANKEEAWTGFLDEREMLIDAWDEMDKQVFVMTGDLHNSFAIRVTDNVWEFCCGPHNSVNHVPELDESDRPATGRFQFGPRECDIRWSSYVLADLPRLERLYPHFCVVQINNVFNMPVKQGDKRLVAYPHPQVVFQYYDGWTGELAYAESVSLPRE; encoded by the coding sequence ATGACTCGATTTCAATCGACTGTGCTCGTTCTTGCACTTGTTGTTCTTGTTTCGGATCCTTCGATCGCATCCGCCCAACGTGATCCGAATCGAATGACCCATGGTCCGATGCTGGGCCAGCCCTCCTCAACCAGCGTCGCCGTGTGGGCTCGCACATCCGACCCGGGTGAATTCACCGTTCACTACGGAACTCGACCGCCTGAAAACCATGGTGGTGATCTATCAGAACACACCAGTGAACCGGGCCTCACTCGTATCGAGCACGACAACACCGGCTCCGTAACGTTGAGCGATCTCGAACCCGACACGCGGTATCACTACCGCGTCTTTGTCAACGATCGCCCGCAAGGCGAACCGGGCACGTTCCGCACACTTCCTGATCAAGCGGGATCGGAGTCCGAACACAATCCCGACGGGTTGTTCAACTTCCGGTTTCAGATCGGTTCCTGTGCGAATCAAAATCCACTGCACGGGGTTGGCCACGACAGCCCCACCTACAAACATCTGAATCAAGATTGGGCGGACAAAGTCCACTTCCACATCATGAACGGGGATTGGTTGTACGAAGAACTTCGCGAGTATCCCGCCGAGGCATGGCGACTCACCCAAGGCATCGATGAGCTCCCACAAGTTGTTCAAACCATGCCAACCGTGGCAGGCGTTTGGGAGAACTACAAACTCTATCTCACTCGCAATCACGCCTTATCGACCTGGCATCGCAACGTGCCGTCGATGTTCACCTTCGATGACCACGAACTCGTCAATGACATTTGGGGAGCCTCCGAAGCGGGCAAACGTCATCGCCGAACCGTTTTTCGCGACATTGGAACCTACGCTTGGAACGACTACCTAGGCTGGGCGAACCCATTCGAATCCAAACAACGTTTGCATGTTGGTAAAGCGAAGCTAACCGCTGGCAGCGACTTGTTGGTCGATCGGCAAACGAATTTCCGGCAACTGCCACTGAACGAAATGCTGAACCTGCATGTGCACTGGGGAACCGACACCGCGGGCGTCAACGACATGATCTACGACACCGACGATGGCGAAGCCAACTCCTATGTCTATGACATCGTGGAAGTCGTCGATGAGCACACCGTCCGGCTGCACATGCCAGCCAAAGCAGACGGCCAAGTCAGCTACTCCATCGGGCAACGCAGCTACGGGAAATTCACTGTCTCCAACTGCGACTTCTTTTTGCTCGATACGCGTGGCGATCGCGACATGCACGATGTTTCCCAGCGAGACAAACCGGGTGTTTCGATGCTGGGGCAACATCAACGCGAATGGTTGCTTCGTGAAATGAAAGCCAGCGACGCCAAGTTCTCCTTTCTGATCTCAAGCGTTCCGATGATGATCCCACACAGTGGTGCGGGTGGATTCGAAGCCGACGAAGCCAACAAAGAAGAAGCTTGGACCGGCTTTTTAGACGAGCGAGAGATGCTGATTGACGCTTGGGACGAGATGGACAAGCAAGTCTTCGTGATGACAGGAGACCTGCACAACAGCTTCGCAATTCGAGTGACTGACAACGTCTGGGAGTTCTGCTGCGGGCCACACAACAGCGTCAATCATGTGCCGGAACTCGACGAAAGCGACCGCCCTGCGACAGGACGGTTTCAATTTGGACCGCGTGAGTGCGACATCCGATGGAGCAGTTATGTGCTAGCTGACCTGCCTCGTTTAGAACGACTTTACCCGCATTTTTGTGTGGTGCAGATCAACAACGTCTTCAACATGCCGGTCAAACAAGGCGACAAACGCTTGGTCGCTTACCCGCATCCGCAGGTCGTGTTTCAGTACTACGACGGCTGGACCGGCGAACTGGCCTACGCCGAGTCCGTCTCTTTGCCGCGAGAGTGA
- a CDS encoding AAA family ATPase, producing the protein MSSPSDDAILQSIRLYREALQQTLDLFVESGKIAEGSYGWLAGSNEPEPTDNDNLPQQMADLHEGFAMKVFATMVPASTARNLEQRQLGRILLEHVWGESVQGSKLHEAIDWLITTAEGFSWYEVTRPFLELPSLRDRWGEVITAATRMAHLIVMVDGDDSSVERSRLQSMLDGLENAKQVAKSPTSVTAPTVTSESPTLDHQADLDNAREAISWLRTEAKRLREGTGHDAANKPTPTRAGGGPPVTNEQSKPAPNEPAEVDERTAEERLADARAKLDRLIGLDAIKNQIQTLANFLAMERHREKEGLPTTKPSLHMAFVGNPGTGKTTVARIIAEIYGGLGVLEKGHLVETDRSGLVAEYAGQTGPKTNAKIDEALDGVLFIDEAYTLIDESGQDQYGREAIQTLLKRMEDQRDRLVVILAGYPKEMTKMIRSNPGLSSRVGTTMHFDDYDAEALCRIFELIAAKAQYVIPTESRRRLLRGFTHLYFNRDRHFGNGRTSRNSFERSVRRLANRIAGSTEITRELLTTLQPSDIEIPDLTDAQLDAMTEPSGMIRVTCPHCDTPQVIEDTMMGTTTNCNACHEPMDVQWGSPVIDLKAPAEPQPDQDLSTS; encoded by the coding sequence ATGAGTTCCCCCAGCGACGACGCGATTCTGCAATCCATTCGGCTGTATCGCGAAGCCCTTCAGCAAACGCTGGATCTGTTCGTCGAATCGGGAAAAATCGCCGAAGGCAGCTACGGTTGGCTGGCGGGATCGAACGAGCCCGAACCGACCGACAATGACAACCTGCCGCAGCAGATGGCCGACCTTCACGAAGGGTTCGCGATGAAGGTTTTCGCGACGATGGTGCCCGCCAGCACCGCACGCAACCTCGAACAACGCCAACTCGGTCGCATCCTGCTGGAACACGTTTGGGGCGAATCCGTTCAAGGCAGCAAACTGCACGAGGCAATCGATTGGCTGATCACCACCGCCGAAGGATTCTCCTGGTACGAAGTCACGCGGCCGTTCCTCGAACTGCCCTCGCTTCGCGACCGATGGGGCGAAGTCATCACCGCTGCGACTCGCATGGCTCACTTGATTGTGATGGTCGATGGCGATGACAGTAGCGTTGAACGTTCGCGTTTGCAGTCCATGCTCGATGGCCTCGAGAACGCAAAGCAAGTCGCCAAGTCACCGACCAGCGTCACCGCGCCGACCGTCACGTCCGAGTCACCGACTTTGGATCATCAAGCCGACCTGGACAACGCCCGCGAAGCCATCTCGTGGCTGAGAACCGAAGCCAAACGACTGCGTGAAGGAACTGGCCACGATGCCGCCAACAAGCCCACGCCAACGCGCGCCGGTGGTGGGCCGCCCGTGACGAACGAGCAATCCAAACCTGCCCCAAATGAACCTGCCGAGGTCGACGAACGAACTGCGGAAGAACGCTTGGCCGACGCCCGAGCCAAACTGGATCGCTTGATCGGATTGGACGCGATCAAGAATCAGATTCAAACGCTTGCGAACTTCCTGGCGATGGAACGCCACCGCGAAAAAGAAGGTTTGCCGACGACTAAGCCCAGCCTTCACATGGCCTTTGTTGGAAACCCAGGAACTGGCAAGACCACCGTCGCGCGGATCATCGCGGAAATCTATGGCGGACTGGGCGTGTTAGAAAAAGGCCATTTGGTTGAAACTGATCGCAGCGGCTTGGTCGCTGAATACGCCGGCCAAACGGGCCCCAAGACCAACGCGAAAATTGACGAAGCACTCGACGGCGTGCTGTTCATCGATGAAGCCTACACGTTGATCGACGAGAGCGGCCAAGACCAATACGGCCGCGAAGCAATTCAAACGCTTCTGAAACGCATGGAAGACCAACGCGATCGGTTGGTCGTGATCCTGGCGGGTTACCCCAAGGAAATGACCAAGATGATCCGCAGCAACCCCGGGCTCAGCTCGCGGGTCGGAACAACGATGCACTTCGACGATTACGACGCCGAGGCCTTGTGCCGGATCTTTGAACTGATCGCTGCAAAAGCTCAGTACGTGATTCCGACCGAAAGTCGACGGCGACTGCTGCGAGGCTTCACACATCTGTACTTCAATCGCGATCGGCACTTTGGCAACGGCCGAACGTCTCGCAACTCCTTCGAACGCAGCGTCCGCCGACTGGCAAACCGCATCGCAGGCTCAACGGAAATCACTCGCGAACTGCTGACAACGCTGCAGCCATCCGACATCGAAATCCCGGACCTGACCGACGCACAACTCGACGCGATGACCGAACCAAGCGGCATGATTCGAGTCACTTGCCCACACTGCGACACACCTCAAGTGATCGAAGACACAATGATGGGCACAACCACCAACTGCAATGCATGCCACGAACCCATGGACGTCCAGTGGGGCAGCCCCGTGATCGACTTGAAAGCCCCCGCCGAACCACAGCCCGATCAGGATCTTTCCACTTCGTAA
- a CDS encoding acylphosphatase: MNAIEQTRKIVRYRGDVQGVGFRANAIHQGRGLNVKGFVRNEPDGDVVLDVQGPGKDLNELLRRIGSSMERKINETLIDDREPLPDREKFSIRY; this comes from the coding sequence ATGAATGCTATCGAACAAACCAGGAAGATCGTTCGCTATCGAGGCGATGTTCAGGGGGTTGGCTTCCGAGCCAACGCCATTCACCAAGGCCGTGGCCTGAACGTGAAGGGCTTCGTCCGCAACGAACCCGATGGAGACGTCGTTCTGGACGTGCAAGGGCCGGGGAAAGACCTGAACGAACTGCTTCGCCGGATTGGCAGTTCGATGGAAAGAAAGATCAACGAGACATTGATCGATGATCGCGAACCGCTGCCGGATCGCGAAAAATTCTCAATTCGTTATTGA